One window of the Cryptomeria japonica chromosome 7, Sugi_1.0, whole genome shotgun sequence genome contains the following:
- the LOC131057632 gene encoding uncharacterized protein LOC131057632, translating into MSPLARGWPYSRLWIIYATAISPCAHAFWSCHRCCRTYHEMQGQALHISSMLDCGNGYHQKGREEDLQLSEQIKCIRSTLGSMGERLKYFYLTDGRLAKLDDNSFVFNISAKKEMQEFKLLAKKFIGCRLQVYDPWKLKSSGSLHLPFSTPSERDSETFDSLKVVCQYLGLSVPQRRSARKIISPQVIQYDMLRGALEELVRNLDVDLGAIDKPSNKVLAAKEASARSVQLLSQNLSTTGSASWAKLSSYKNFHSPKSKWGDVLESFEVILDALKDVDSLKFYVITIEGMKEGLGHIKNVQLDNNLDFKKIHHRKSYVEHKLVYNLGYTSKCLFTLLVFYLFQSIRSITVDMAGGLYGATEEIPYVSIGEIITSADRKMLWIAVKHLDKALGLIRFISEIIGTKNLKLEGHIWALGAQETTIDYRGNSIFVHAIE; encoded by the coding sequence ATGTCTCCTCTTGCACGTGGTTGGCCATACTCCCGGTTGTGGATTATATATGCGACAGCCATTAGTCCTTGTGCACATGCTTTCTGGTCTTGCCATAGGTGCTGTAGAACTTACCATGAAATGCAAGGGCAAGCATTGCACATTTCTTCTATGTTAGATTGTGGTAATGGCTATCACCAGAAAGGGAGGGAAGAGGATCTGCAACTTTCTGAACAAATCAAGTGCATTCGCTCAACTCTAGGCAGCATGGGAGAAAGGCTAAAATATTTTTACCTGACGGATGGCAGGCTGGCCAAATTAGATGACAATTCATTTGTTTTTAATATTTCAGCAAAGAAAGAAATGCAAGAATTTAAGCTCCTCGCAAAAAAATTTATTGGTTGTAGGTTGCAAGTATATGACCCATGGAAATTAAAAAGTTCTGGAAGTCTGCACTTGCCCTTCTCTACACCAAGTGAAAGAGATTCTGAAACATTTGATTCATTGAAGGTCGTTTGTCAATATTTGGGGCTTTCAGTCCCACAGAGAAGATCAGCTAGAAAAATCATTTCTCCTCAAGTCATCCAATATGATATGTTGCGGGGAGCCCTGGAAGAGCTAGTAAGAAATTTAGATGTAGATCTGGGAGCAATTGATAAGCCATCAAATAAAGTGTTAGCTGCAAAGGAGGCAAGTGCAAGAAGCGTCCAATTGTTAAGTCAGAATTTATCCACAACAGGATCTGCTTCATGGGCTAAACTTTCTTCGTATAAAAACTTTCATTCTCCAAAATCTAAATGGGGTGATGTTTTAGAATCATTCGAGGTTATATTAGATGCCTTGAAGGATGTTGATAGTCTAAAATTTTATGTTATAACAATAGAGGGCATGAAGGAGGGTCTTGGTCATATTAAGAACGTCCAGCTAGACAATAACCTTGATTTTAAAAAGATACATCATCGAAAATCATATGTGGAGCATAAACTTGTTTATAATTTGGGATATACATCCAAGTGTCTGTTCACCCTTTTGGTCTTTTACCTATTTCAGAGTATCAGAAGCATTACGGTAGATATGGCTGGGGGACTATATGGTGCAACAGAAGAAATCCCTTATGTAAGCATTGGTGAAATAATAACTTCAGCTGACAGAAAAATGCTATGGATAGCTGTTAAGCATTTAGACAAGGCTTTAGGATTAATCAGGTTTATATCTGAAATAATAGGTACAAAAAATCTGAAATTAGAGGGACATATTTGGGCTCTGGGTGCACAAGAAACCACAATTGATTACAGAGGAAACTCTATTTTTGTACATGCGATTGAATAG